In one window of Bradyrhizobium sp. AZCC 1721 DNA:
- a CDS encoding IlvD/Edd family dehydratase has protein sequence MKKNDNKTATNGKSRRLRSLEWFDNPHNPGMTALYLERYLNYGLTREELQSGKPIIGIAQTGNDLSPCNRHHLELAHRVREGIRAAGGIAMEFPTHPIQETGKRPTAALDRNLAYLGLVEILFGYPLDGVVLTTGCDKTTPACLMAAATVNLPAIVLSGGPMLNGWHNGERTGSGTIVWKAREMLAAGEIDYNGFIELVASSTPSVGHCNTMGTASTMNSLAEALGMSLPGCAAIPAPHRERGQIAYETGKRIVEMVWEDLKPSDILTRKAFENCIAVNSAIGGSTNAPIHINALARHIGVELSIDDWQKHGHDIPLLVNMQPAGFYLGEEYHRAGGVPAVVRELMAHKRIHEDAVTVNGRTIGDNCREAPKPDGDVIWSYDKPLVKDAGFLVLRGNLFDSAIMKTSVISKEFRDRYLINPKDPNAFEGRAIVFEGPEDYHHRIDDPSLDIDEHCVLFIRGAGPIGYPGGAEVVNMQPPAALIKRGILSLPCIGDGRQSGTSGSPSILNASPEAAADGGLAILRTGDKVRIDLNTGDANILISSDELKKRRAELKDKGGFPYPAHQTPWQELYRSTVGQQATGACMELATRYQNIAGTVGVARDNH, from the coding sequence ATGAAAAAGAACGACAACAAGACTGCCACCAATGGCAAGAGCCGAAGACTACGTTCCCTCGAGTGGTTCGATAATCCGCATAATCCGGGAATGACGGCGCTCTATCTTGAGCGCTACCTCAATTACGGCCTGACCCGGGAGGAATTGCAATCCGGCAAGCCGATCATCGGCATCGCCCAGACCGGCAACGACCTCTCCCCGTGCAACCGCCACCATCTCGAACTGGCGCATCGCGTACGCGAGGGCATTCGGGCCGCCGGCGGCATCGCCATGGAATTCCCGACGCATCCGATCCAGGAGACCGGCAAGCGGCCGACGGCGGCGCTCGACCGCAACCTGGCCTATCTCGGCCTGGTCGAAATCCTGTTCGGCTATCCGCTTGACGGCGTGGTGCTGACCACCGGCTGCGACAAGACCACGCCGGCCTGCCTGATGGCGGCGGCGACCGTCAATCTACCCGCGATCGTGCTCTCGGGCGGCCCGATGCTGAACGGCTGGCACAACGGCGAGCGCACCGGTTCAGGCACCATCGTTTGGAAAGCCCGCGAGATGCTTGCCGCGGGCGAGATCGACTACAACGGGTTCATCGAGCTCGTGGCCTCCTCGACCCCCTCGGTCGGCCATTGCAACACCATGGGCACCGCCTCGACCATGAACTCGCTGGCGGAAGCGCTTGGCATGTCGCTGCCGGGCTGCGCGGCGATCCCGGCGCCGCATCGCGAGCGCGGCCAGATCGCCTACGAGACGGGCAAACGGATCGTCGAAATGGTCTGGGAGGATCTCAAGCCCTCCGACATCCTGACCCGCAAGGCGTTCGAGAACTGCATCGCGGTGAATTCGGCGATCGGCGGCTCGACCAACGCGCCGATCCATATCAACGCGCTGGCGCGGCATATCGGTGTCGAGCTCTCGATCGACGACTGGCAGAAGCACGGCCATGACATCCCGCTCTTGGTGAACATGCAGCCGGCCGGCTTCTATCTCGGCGAGGAATACCATCGCGCCGGCGGCGTGCCGGCGGTGGTGCGCGAATTGATGGCGCACAAGCGCATCCACGAAGACGCCGTCACGGTCAACGGCCGCACCATCGGCGACAACTGCCGCGAGGCGCCAAAGCCCGACGGCGACGTGATCTGGAGCTACGACAAGCCGCTGGTGAAGGATGCAGGCTTCCTGGTGCTGCGCGGCAACCTGTTCGATTCCGCAATCATGAAGACCAGCGTGATTTCAAAGGAATTCCGCGACCGCTATTTGATCAATCCGAAAGACCCGAATGCGTTCGAGGGCCGCGCCATCGTGTTCGAAGGCCCGGAAGACTATCACCACCGGATCGACGACCCCTCACTCGATATAGACGAGCACTGCGTCCTGTTCATCCGCGGCGCCGGGCCGATCGGCTATCCCGGCGGCGCCGAGGTCGTCAACATGCAGCCGCCGGCGGCGCTGATCAAACGCGGCATTCTTTCCCTGCCCTGCATCGGCGACGGAAGGCAGTCCGGCACCTCGGGTTCGCCCTCGATCCTCAACGCATCGCCCGAGGCCGCCGCCGACGGCGGCCTGGCGATCTTGCGAACCGGCGACAAGGTTCGCATCGACCTCAACACGGGCGATGCCAACATCCTGATCTCGAGCGATGAATTGAAGAAGCGCCGCGCCGAGCTGAAGGACAAGGGTGGCTTCCCCTACCCGGCCCACCAGACGCCGTGGCAGGAGCTCTACCGCTCGACCGTCGGACAGCAGGCCACCGGCGCCTGCATGGAGCTCGCCACGCGTTATCAGAATATCGCCGGCACGGTCGGCGTGGCGCGGGACAATCACTAG
- a CDS encoding GFA family protein: MTREGGCLCGAVRFKTEGEPLNVRICHCRNCQKAMGSPFFARALFDQRALSVEGETACYPSSEALDRVFCKICGTRLFSRRTNGIVVGVALAAFDDRNAFAPTEHIWVSEKMAWVCLDDGLPQYQETVP; the protein is encoded by the coding sequence ATGACCAGAGAAGGCGGATGCCTGTGCGGCGCAGTCCGGTTCAAGACCGAGGGCGAGCCGCTCAACGTCCGCATCTGCCATTGCCGAAACTGCCAGAAGGCGATGGGCTCGCCGTTCTTTGCCCGTGCGCTGTTCGACCAGCGGGCACTCTCGGTCGAGGGCGAAACGGCGTGCTACCCGTCGTCGGAGGCGCTCGACCGGGTGTTCTGCAAGATTTGCGGCACCAGGCTGTTTTCTAGGCGAACCAACGGCATTGTGGTCGGCGTCGCGCTGGCGGCGTTTGACGACCGCAACGCCTTTGCACCGACCGAGCACATCTGGGTCTCGGAAAAGATGGCCTGGGTTTGCCTCGACGACGGCCTGCCGCAATATCAAGAGACGGTTCCGTAG
- the denD gene encoding D-erythronate dehydrogenase, which yields MHILILGAAGMVGRKLTERLLRDGRLGKHDITRMTLQDVVAPTKPNASIPIQVAASDFADPGAAEPLIAHRPDVIFHLAAIVSGEAEAEFDKGYRINLDGTRYLIDAIRHAGGGYKPRLVFTSSIAVFGAPFPEKIGDEFFHTPLTSYGTQKSICELLINDYTRKGLLDGISIRLPTICVRPGKPNKAASGFFSNIIREPLAGEEAVLPVSEDVRHWHASPKSAVGFLVHAGTMDLDAMGPRRNLSMPGMSVTVGEQIAALDRVAGKNVTARIKRVPDPTIISIVSGWPRDFSTDRALKLGFTTAEKTFDDIIRIHIEDELGGEFAA from the coding sequence TTGCACATTTTGATTCTCGGCGCCGCCGGCATGGTGGGCCGCAAGCTGACCGAACGGTTGCTGCGCGACGGTCGCCTCGGCAAGCACGACATCACCCGAATGACGCTGCAGGACGTGGTGGCGCCCACCAAGCCCAACGCGTCGATCCCGATTCAAGTCGCGGCTTCCGATTTTGCCGATCCCGGCGCGGCGGAGCCGCTGATCGCCCACCGACCAGACGTGATCTTTCATCTCGCCGCGATCGTTTCCGGCGAGGCCGAGGCCGAATTCGACAAGGGCTACCGGATCAATCTCGACGGCACGCGATACCTGATCGATGCCATCCGCCACGCCGGCGGCGGCTACAAGCCGCGGCTGGTGTTCACGTCCTCGATCGCAGTGTTCGGCGCGCCTTTCCCGGAAAAGATCGGCGACGAATTCTTCCATACCCCGCTGACGAGCTACGGCACGCAGAAGTCGATCTGCGAACTCTTGATCAACGATTACACCCGCAAGGGCCTGCTCGACGGCATCTCGATCCGCCTGCCGACGATCTGCGTGCGGCCGGGCAAACCGAACAAGGCGGCCTCCGGCTTCTTCTCCAACATCATTCGCGAGCCGCTCGCCGGCGAGGAGGCCGTGTTGCCGGTCTCCGAAGACGTGCGGCACTGGCACGCCTCGCCGAAATCGGCGGTGGGCTTTCTGGTCCACGCCGGCACCATGGATCTCGACGCGATGGGGCCGCGGCGTAACCTCAGCATGCCCGGCATGTCGGTGACGGTCGGCGAACAGATCGCAGCACTCGATCGCGTCGCCGGCAAGAACGTCACCGCGCGCATCAAGCGCGTGCCCGATCCGACCATCATCAGTATCGTCTCTGGTTGGCCGCGGGACTTTTCCACCGACCGCGCATTGAAGCTCGGCTTCACCACCGCGGAAAAGACGTTCGACGACATTATCCGGATCCATATCGAGGATGAGCTCGGCGGCGAGTTCGCGGCCTGA
- a CDS encoding SDR family oxidoreductase, producing the protein MSDRLKGKRAVVTAAAAGIGRACAIAFAREGATVIATDINESGIATLDKEGVAETARLDVRSTAEVVAFAKRIGKIDILLNAAGFVHHGTILDCSEEDWDFSFDLNVKSMHRTIKAFLPAMLAGGGGSIVNISSCAALRPPANRYVYSASKAAVSLLTRAVALDFITQGIRCNSICPGTVETPSMLDRAAAVGPQGKEMFIARQKMGRLGTAEEIAAMAIYLASDEAAFTTGVDLVVDGGYML; encoded by the coding sequence ATGTCAGATCGACTGAAGGGAAAGCGCGCTGTTGTCACCGCCGCAGCGGCGGGCATCGGCCGGGCATGCGCAATAGCATTCGCGCGCGAAGGCGCCACGGTGATCGCCACTGACATCAATGAAAGCGGCATCGCCACCCTGGACAAGGAAGGCGTCGCCGAGACGGCACGACTTGACGTTCGCAGCACCGCCGAGGTCGTCGCCTTCGCCAAGCGCATTGGAAAGATCGACATCCTGCTCAACGCGGCGGGCTTCGTGCACCACGGAACCATCCTGGACTGTTCGGAAGAGGACTGGGACTTCTCGTTCGACCTCAACGTCAAATCCATGCACCGGACCATCAAGGCATTTCTGCCGGCGATGCTGGCGGGCGGAGGCGGCAGCATCGTCAACATCTCGTCTTGCGCGGCGTTGAGGCCACCGGCCAACCGTTATGTCTACAGTGCGTCCAAGGCGGCGGTTTCGTTGCTCACGCGCGCGGTTGCGCTCGACTTCATCACCCAGGGCATCCGCTGCAACAGCATCTGCCCCGGCACCGTGGAGACACCCTCGATGCTCGATCGCGCCGCGGCCGTCGGCCCGCAGGGCAAAGAGATGTTCATCGCTCGCCAGAAGATGGGGCGGCTGGGCACCGCAGAGGAAATCGCGGCCATGGCGATCTATCTTGCGAGCGACGAAGCCGCGTTCACCACTGGTGTCGACCTCGTCGTCGATGGCGGCTACATGCTCTGA
- a CDS encoding carbohydrate ABC transporter permease, which yields MADIAIAPRRAKTEIREASAWDQLKHNRNWLGFWFMVPALAFLIFFLAYPLGLGIWLSFTDTRIGRVGQFVGTENYEWLWDDAIFWLSVFNTLLYTFIASAIKFGIGLYLALLLNENMPFKAMLRALVLIPFIVPTVLSALAFWWIFDSQFSIISWSLKQMGLITQNINFLGDTTWARICVIFANIWRGVPFVAITLLAGLQTVQPSLYEAATLDGASRWQMFRFITYPLLTPIIAVVMTFSVLFTFTDFQLIWAMTRGGPVNATHLMATLSYQRAIIAGQLGEGAAISSAMIPFLLAAIMVSWFGLQRRKWQQGENND from the coding sequence ATGGCTGACATCGCAATCGCGCCACGACGCGCCAAGACGGAGATCCGCGAGGCCAGTGCGTGGGACCAGCTCAAGCACAACCGTAACTGGCTGGGCTTCTGGTTCATGGTGCCCGCGCTGGCCTTCCTGATCTTCTTTCTGGCCTATCCGCTTGGCCTTGGTATCTGGCTCTCATTCACGGATACACGTATTGGCCGGGTAGGGCAGTTTGTCGGGACCGAGAACTACGAATGGCTGTGGGATGACGCGATCTTCTGGCTTTCGGTATTCAACACGCTTCTCTACACGTTTATCGCGAGCGCCATCAAATTCGGAATAGGGCTCTATCTGGCCCTGCTGTTGAACGAGAACATGCCGTTCAAGGCGATGCTGCGCGCGTTGGTGCTGATTCCCTTCATCGTGCCGACAGTACTATCGGCGCTGGCATTCTGGTGGATCTTCGATTCTCAATTCTCGATCATCTCGTGGTCGTTGAAGCAGATGGGCCTGATCACCCAGAACATCAATTTCCTCGGCGACACGACCTGGGCCCGCATTTGCGTAATCTTCGCCAATATCTGGCGCGGCGTGCCGTTCGTCGCGATCACGCTGCTCGCGGGCCTGCAGACCGTGCAGCCGTCGCTCTATGAGGCCGCGACGCTCGATGGCGCGTCGCGCTGGCAGATGTTCCGCTTCATCACCTATCCGCTGTTGACGCCGATCATCGCCGTCGTGATGACGTTCTCGGTGCTGTTCACCTTCACCGACTTCCAGTTGATCTGGGCGATGACGCGGGGCGGCCCGGTCAATGCCACGCATCTGATGGCGACCCTGTCGTACCAGCGCGCGATCATCGCGGGTCAGTTGGGCGAGGGCGCGGCGATCTCGAGCGCGATGATCCCGTTCCTCCTCGCCGCCATCATGGTGTCTTGGTTCGGCCTGCAGCGCCGCAAGTGGCAGCAAGGGGAAAACAATGACTGA
- a CDS encoding LacI family DNA-binding transcriptional regulator codes for MGRKQTKSGKIRLTEVAKLAGVSPITASRFFRNPEALSLSKRERVDSAVKELGYVPNLAARALASHRTEVIGVVIPSLTNNVFADVLRGIYDSSEGSRYTIQLANTRYSILQEEKLLRLFRAQKPAGLIVTGINQTAESRTILESMNCPVTQIMEIGDSPVDMMVGFSHYDAASAAISHILEQGRRRIGFLGARMDPRVQRRFEGYRDAMKAASLFDPNLIVTTSVPTTVTLGGTLFADLLAQTPDIDAVFCVNDDLALGVLFECQRRQISIPRDLAIVGFNDLEFTAAAVPSLTSVRTNRYEMGRHAVTMVIDAIEGRRPQTPVLDLGFQLVVRESSMRQSTVMAGSVGID; via the coding sequence ATGGGACGAAAACAGACAAAGTCTGGCAAAATCCGCCTCACCGAGGTCGCAAAGCTCGCTGGCGTCAGTCCAATCACGGCATCACGTTTTTTCAGGAACCCCGAAGCGCTGTCGCTTAGCAAGCGGGAACGCGTCGACAGCGCCGTGAAGGAACTGGGTTACGTACCCAATCTCGCTGCGCGCGCCCTCGCTTCGCACCGTACCGAAGTCATCGGCGTCGTCATTCCTTCTCTCACCAACAACGTGTTCGCCGATGTGTTGCGCGGCATCTACGATTCCTCCGAAGGTAGCCGCTACACCATTCAACTTGCCAACACGCGCTACAGCATCCTGCAGGAGGAAAAGCTGCTGCGCCTGTTTCGGGCGCAGAAGCCTGCGGGATTGATCGTCACCGGCATCAACCAAACCGCGGAATCGCGCACGATCCTGGAGTCGATGAATTGCCCGGTCACGCAGATCATGGAGATCGGCGACAGTCCTGTCGACATGATGGTCGGCTTTTCGCACTACGATGCAGCTTCTGCGGCGATTTCGCACATCCTCGAGCAGGGACGCCGCCGCATCGGATTTCTCGGTGCGCGAATGGACCCCCGCGTGCAGCGGCGGTTCGAAGGGTATCGTGATGCCATGAAAGCGGCCTCGCTGTTCGACCCGAACCTCATCGTCACCACTTCCGTACCCACAACCGTCACGCTTGGCGGAACACTGTTCGCCGACCTCCTTGCCCAGACGCCCGATATCGACGCGGTCTTCTGCGTCAATGACGACCTCGCGCTCGGCGTTCTCTTCGAATGCCAGCGTCGGCAGATATCGATTCCCCGTGACCTGGCCATTGTCGGCTTCAACGACCTGGAATTCACCGCCGCCGCGGTCCCCTCGCTCACCAGCGTGCGAACCAATCGCTATGAAATGGGCCGGCACGCCGTCACCATGGTGATCGACGCGATCGAAGGCCGTCGCCCCCAGACGCCGGTGCTCGACCTCGGCTTTCAGTTGGTGGTCCGTGAAAGCTCAATGCGACAAAGCACCGTGATGGCCGGGTCTGTGGGCATAGATTGA
- a CDS encoding ABC transporter ATP-binding protein: MSSVQIRDVRKSFGNFEVLHGVSIPIEDGEFVVLVGPSGCGKSTLLRMLAGLENITSGTISIGDRVVNNVQPKERDIAMVFQNYALYPHMTVADNMGFSLKLRGAKPEEISTGVKRAAEILALTPLLDRYPRQLSGGQRQRVAMGRAIVRDPQVFLFDEPLSNLDAKLRVAMRTEIKELHQRLKTTTVYVTHDQIEAMTMADKIVVMHDGIVEQMGTPLELYDTPANQFVAGFIGSPAMNFLKGKVKSNGVAGFEGPNGVKLPLTTAPANSDGQPAVYGVRPEHFTIADDGAEAEIVVVEPTGSETQVFAKLGGEQVVAVFRERHQFSPGDKVRLKPDPALVHLFDEATGKRLNG; the protein is encoded by the coding sequence ATGTCGTCGGTACAGATTCGCGACGTGCGCAAGTCGTTCGGAAACTTTGAAGTTTTGCACGGCGTGTCGATTCCGATCGAGGATGGTGAGTTCGTCGTGCTCGTCGGCCCCTCCGGCTGTGGCAAGTCGACCTTGCTGCGGATGCTCGCAGGCCTCGAAAACATCACCTCCGGCACGATTTCGATCGGCGATCGCGTGGTCAACAATGTCCAGCCCAAAGAGCGCGACATTGCCATGGTGTTCCAGAACTACGCGCTCTATCCGCACATGACGGTCGCTGACAATATGGGCTTTTCGCTCAAGCTGCGCGGCGCCAAGCCCGAGGAAATCTCGACTGGCGTCAAGCGCGCCGCGGAAATCCTGGCGCTGACCCCGCTGCTCGATCGCTATCCCCGGCAATTGTCGGGCGGCCAGCGCCAGCGCGTCGCCATGGGCCGCGCCATCGTGCGCGATCCGCAAGTGTTCCTGTTCGATGAGCCCTTGTCCAACCTCGACGCCAAGCTGCGCGTGGCGATGCGCACCGAGATCAAGGAACTGCACCAGCGGCTCAAGACCACGACGGTCTACGTTACCCACGACCAGATCGAGGCCATGACCATGGCCGACAAGATCGTGGTGATGCATGACGGTATCGTCGAGCAGATGGGCACCCCGCTCGAACTCTACGACACCCCGGCCAACCAGTTCGTCGCGGGCTTCATCGGCTCGCCGGCAATGAATTTCCTTAAAGGCAAGGTGAAGTCGAACGGCGTCGCCGGTTTCGAAGGCCCGAACGGCGTCAAGCTGCCGCTGACGACGGCGCCCGCCAATTCGGACGGCCAGCCGGCGGTTTACGGCGTGCGGCCCGAGCATTTCACCATCGCCGATGATGGCGCCGAAGCCGAGATCGTCGTGGTCGAGCCGACCGGTTCGGAAACCCAGGTCTTCGCCAAGCTCGGCGGAGAGCAGGTGGTCGCCGTGTTCCGCGAGCGGCATCAATTCAGTCCGGGCGACAAGGTCCGGCTCAAGCCGGATCCGGCGCTCGTGCATCTATTCGACGAGGCGACCGGCAAGCGACTGAATGGCTGA
- a CDS encoding SDR family NAD(P)-dependent oxidoreductase, with the protein MNKIDLNGRCAVVTGGAQGFGRAITERFVASGAKVAIWDFDLPLAERTAKEIGPAVSAFKVDVSDFAAVEKTRDETLTALGRIDILVNNAGIAGVNKTVWETDLEEWRKVLRINLDGPFICCKAVVPAMLQQKYGRIVNIASIAGKEGNPNAAHYSASKAGLIALTKSLGKELAQHDILVNAVTPAAAKTAIFDQLTQQHIDFMLSKIPKGRFVLVEELAAMVAWLSSEDCAFSTGAVFDISGGRATY; encoded by the coding sequence ATGAACAAGATCGATCTGAACGGCCGTTGCGCCGTCGTCACCGGCGGGGCGCAGGGTTTTGGGCGCGCGATCACCGAACGCTTCGTCGCATCGGGTGCGAAGGTCGCGATCTGGGATTTTGACCTGCCGCTCGCGGAAAGAACCGCGAAGGAAATCGGCCCGGCCGTATCCGCCTTCAAGGTCGATGTCTCTGACTTCGCCGCTGTCGAGAAGACCCGCGACGAAACGCTGACGGCGCTCGGCAGGATCGACATCCTCGTCAACAATGCCGGCATCGCCGGCGTCAACAAGACGGTCTGGGAGACCGACCTTGAGGAATGGCGCAAGGTGCTGCGCATCAATCTCGACGGCCCCTTCATCTGCTGCAAGGCGGTAGTGCCTGCGATGCTGCAGCAAAAATACGGCCGCATCGTCAACATCGCTTCCATCGCCGGCAAGGAAGGCAATCCCAACGCGGCGCATTATTCGGCCTCGAAGGCCGGCCTGATCGCGCTGACCAAGTCGCTCGGCAAGGAACTCGCGCAGCACGACATCCTCGTCAACGCGGTGACGCCGGCGGCGGCGAAAACCGCGATCTTCGACCAGCTCACCCAGCAGCATATCGATTTCATGCTGTCGAAGATTCCGAAGGGGCGCTTTGTGCTGGTGGAAGAACTCGCGGCGATGGTGGCGTGGCTGTCGTCGGAGGATTGCGCGTTCTCGACGGGCGCGGTGTTCGATATCTCGGGCGGCCGGGCGACGTACTAG
- a CDS encoding ABC transporter substrate-binding protein encodes MNDFTRRSLLQGGTALAAAGALTGPALLDFAKAWAQASPWKAEQGAKLTVMRWKRFVPAEDEAFNAMVAAFKAATGTEMNVFSESFEDVQPKASVAANTGSGLDLAWGLHTLPQLFPTKVLKLNDVADYLGKKYGGWTDAAQKTCMLGNDWLGIPVATVGGYMTYRKSATDKAGFKEFPKDFPSFLEMCKALKANNMPAGFALGHASGDANAWLHWILWGHNAWTVDKSDKVSINSPETVKALEYCKALSDTFIPGVASWNDSSNNKAFLAGELYVTSNGISIYVAAKDDASKKDLAEDTYHALWPVGPIGKPTELQLAVPILAFNFTKYPNAAKAFVAFMLEKENFEKWLSGARGYLTHTLNAYDSAPVWTADPKNAVFAQASKRALPASGIGTPGEKAATAIADFIVVDMFANYCTGAKDAKTAIAEAERQLKRIYR; translated from the coding sequence ATGAATGACTTTACTCGCCGCTCGCTGCTTCAAGGCGGCACCGCGCTGGCAGCCGCGGGCGCGCTGACCGGACCCGCACTGCTCGATTTCGCCAAGGCCTGGGCGCAGGCTTCGCCCTGGAAGGCGGAGCAGGGCGCCAAGCTCACGGTGATGCGCTGGAAGCGCTTCGTGCCGGCGGAGGACGAGGCCTTCAACGCCATGGTGGCCGCGTTCAAAGCCGCGACCGGCACCGAAATGAACGTGTTCTCGGAGTCGTTCGAGGACGTGCAGCCGAAGGCATCCGTTGCCGCCAACACCGGCTCGGGCCTCGACCTCGCCTGGGGTCTGCACACGCTGCCGCAATTGTTCCCAACCAAGGTCCTGAAGCTGAACGATGTTGCCGATTACCTCGGCAAGAAATATGGCGGCTGGACCGATGCGGCGCAGAAGACCTGCATGCTCGGTAATGACTGGCTTGGCATTCCTGTCGCCACTGTTGGCGGCTACATGACCTACCGCAAGTCGGCGACTGACAAGGCCGGCTTCAAGGAATTCCCCAAGGATTTCCCGAGCTTCCTCGAGATGTGCAAGGCGCTGAAGGCGAACAACATGCCGGCCGGCTTTGCGCTTGGGCACGCCTCCGGCGACGCCAACGCCTGGCTGCACTGGATCCTCTGGGGCCATAACGCCTGGACTGTCGACAAGAGCGACAAGGTGAGCATCAATTCGCCAGAAACGGTCAAGGCTCTGGAGTACTGCAAGGCGCTGTCGGACACGTTCATCCCGGGGGTTGCGTCGTGGAACGACTCCTCGAACAACAAGGCGTTCCTGGCTGGCGAACTCTATGTCACCTCCAATGGCATCTCGATCTACGTCGCGGCCAAGGACGATGCTAGCAAGAAGGATCTCGCCGAAGACACCTACCATGCCCTGTGGCCGGTGGGTCCGATTGGCAAGCCGACCGAGTTGCAGCTCGCGGTTCCGATCCTGGCGTTCAACTTCACCAAATATCCGAATGCGGCGAAGGCGTTCGTAGCCTTCATGCTGGAGAAGGAAAACTTCGAGAAGTGGCTCTCCGGAGCGCGCGGCTATCTGACCCACACGCTGAACGCCTATGACTCGGCGCCGGTCTGGACCGCGGATCCGAAGAACGCGGTGTTTGCTCAGGCCAGCAAGCGCGCGCTGCCGGCCTCCGGCATCGGTACGCCCGGCGAGAAGGCGGCAACCGCGATTGCCGATTTCATCGTGGTCGACATGTTCGCCAACTACTGCACCGGCGCCAAGGATGCCAAGACGGCGATCGCGGAAGCCGAACGGCAATTGAAGCGCATCTATCGCTGA
- a CDS encoding carbohydrate ABC transporter permease: MTDLPTSRIDLKAVLHGSAPTIAKDDHSEGMSYLQSVPRRLVTLYLPLSIIVIVLLFPFYWMGLTAIKPDEQLLDLDKYNPFWTWNPTFKHFYKLLFESHYPMWLWNTMYVAVCATILSIIASVLAAYAIVRLRYKGANMVGGLIFLAYLVPPSILFIPLATVVFQYGLFDSPMALILTYPTILIPFSTWLLMGYFKTIPFELEECALIDGASRWQILIKIVLPLAIPGLISAFIFCFTLCWNEFIYALTFLQSTSNKTVPVAIVNEFVDGDIYRWGSLMAGALAGSLPLVILYAFFVEHYVSAMTGAVKE, encoded by the coding sequence ATGACTGATCTCCCCACCTCACGGATCGATCTCAAGGCCGTCCTGCATGGCTCGGCGCCAACGATCGCGAAGGACGATCACAGCGAAGGCATGAGCTATCTGCAGTCGGTGCCGCGCCGGCTGGTGACGCTCTATCTGCCGTTGTCGATCATCGTCATCGTGCTGCTGTTCCCGTTCTACTGGATGGGGCTGACGGCGATCAAACCGGACGAGCAGTTGCTCGATCTCGACAAGTACAACCCGTTCTGGACCTGGAATCCGACCTTCAAGCACTTTTACAAGCTCCTGTTCGAAAGCCACTATCCGATGTGGCTCTGGAACACGATGTATGTCGCGGTCTGCGCCACCATCCTGTCGATCATCGCGAGCGTGCTCGCGGCCTATGCCATCGTCCGGCTACGCTACAAGGGCGCCAATATGGTCGGCGGCCTGATCTTCCTGGCCTATCTGGTGCCGCCGTCGATCCTGTTCATTCCGCTGGCCACCGTCGTATTCCAGTACGGCCTGTTCGACTCGCCGATGGCGTTGATCCTGACCTATCCGACCATCCTGATCCCGTTCTCGACCTGGCTGCTGATGGGCTACTTCAAGACCATCCCGTTCGAGCTGGAGGAATGCGCGCTGATCGATGGTGCCAGCCGTTGGCAGATCCTGATCAAGATCGTGCTGCCGCTGGCGATTCCCGGGCTGATCTCGGCGTTCATCTTCTGCTTCACGCTGTGCTGGAACGAGTTCATCTATGCGCTGACGTTCCTGCAATCGACCTCCAACAAGACGGTGCCGGTCGCAATCGTCAACGAATTCGTCGATGGCGACATCTATCGCTGGGGCTCGCTGATGGCGGGTGCGCTGGCGGGCTCCTTGCCGCTCGTCATCCTTTATGCCTTCTTCGTCGAGCACTATGTGTCGGCCATGACGGGAGCCGTGAAAGAGTGA